Proteins co-encoded in one Pelobates fuscus isolate aPelFus1 chromosome 5, aPelFus1.pri, whole genome shotgun sequence genomic window:
- the LOC134612100 gene encoding olfactory receptor 5G9-like, which yields MLLTNQTENLEFQFLGFSFLVTSPIFSFLFFLVIYIFNISGNTVIIIITRLDAYLQKPMYFFLGNLSLVDISFTTTTLPKLLNTILAQEKTISFVGCIMQMYFFLAVGVTESFLLAVMSYDRYVAICNPLRYTMVMKQEACTFMVLGCWMIGLLSVLPPVVIISKLPFCQSHVINHFFCDISPVIQLSCSDVHNLEMFIFFTAAMVILGTFSVIVISYVHILRSILSITTQTGKKKAFSTCASHLTSVLIYFGTIIFMYIRPKSKSNLDLDKTTSVFYSIVTPTLNPLIYSFRNNEMKSALRRTVLKQIIVQKF from the coding sequence ATGTTGTTAACCAATCAAACTGAGAACTTGGAATTTCAATTTCTTGGATTTTCTTTTCTTGTGACATCaccaattttttcatttttattttttttggttatttatattttcaatatATCTGGAAAcactgtaattattattataaccaGACTAGATGCTTATCTTCAAAAGCCTATGTACTTTTTCCTTGGCAATCTTTCATTGGTTGACATTTCATTCACTACAACCACTTTACCAAAACTATTAAACACAATTCTTGCCCAAGAAAAGACGATTTCCTTTGTTGGTTGCATAATGCAGATGTATTTTTTCCTAGCAGTTGGAGTCACGGAATCCTTTCTTCTTGCAGTAATGTCATATGACCGCTATGTTGCCATCTGCAATCCTTTAAGATACACTATGGTTATGAAGCAAGAAGCATGTACATTCATGGTCTTAGGGTGTTGGATGATTGGCCTCCTCAGTGTTCTTCCTCCAGTTGTTATCATCTCCAAGCTGCCTTTTTGCCAATCTCATGTTATTAATCATTTCTTTTGTGACATTTCTCCTGTAATTCAGCTGTCCTGCAGTGACGTTCACAATCTTGAAATGTTCATTTTCTTTACTGCAGCCATGGTCATACTGGGGACATTTTCGGTTATTGTGATATCCTATGTACACATACTGCGGAGCATTCTATCTATCACAACTCAGACTGGTAAGAAGAAAGCTTTTTCTACGTGTGCTTCACATCTAACGTCTGTTCTTATTTATTTTGgaactattatttttatgtatatcagACCGAAGTCCAAAAGTAATTTGGATTTAGATAAGACAACGTCAGTGTTTTATTCCATAGTAACACCCACATTAAACCCCTTGATTTACAGTTTCAGGAACAATGAAATGAAAAGTGCTTTAAGAAGGACAGTTCTAAAACAGATTATTGTCCAAAAGTTTTAA